Genomic segment of Nostoc sp. TCL240-02:
TCATCGAGCGTCTTTGATTTTTGTTCGCACAGCATGGCTTACTTACCTGTGAAGGCAAGAGGCAATAGTCAAGAAGGCTCTTTGAACTATACTGAATTTTTTCAAGAATCAAATATGAGTCCTATATCCTTTTCTTAGATAACCCTAGTGTATGATCGATAAGGTTATTCGGTTCTGGTGGGGAGCAGCTACCAGAGGTAACGGGGAAAGTTCGGTGCAAATCCGGCGCTGTCCCGCAACTGTAAACCAATTTGAGATGTAATCTAAATCTCAAATTGAGTGAGTCAGGATGCCCACCGAAATAGATTTACTAGTTCCACATATCTGCGAGGTACAGATGACTACTACTGTGAATATTTCCCCAGCGAATTCCTTGGGTGTTGCTGACCATACTTTATTTGTTTGCAAAACTTGTGCTAGCGTTTGGCAAGAGGGAAAACGCTTAGGTGAAAGTGGTGGTGAAAAACTTCTACACCAACTTCAGCAGCTTGCACAAGATTGGGAGTTACGAGATGAATTCCCAATTCAAGAAGTTGAATGTATGAGTGCTTGTAATCGTTCCTGTGTTGTTGCCTTTGCTGCCAAAGGTAAATTAACATATTTGTTTGGTGATTTAGCCGTTGATAATAGTGCATCTGCGATACTAAAATGTGCTAGTCAATACTATGTCAAAGCAGATGGTTTGCTGCCTTGGTCAGAGCGTCCAGAAGCCCTGAAGAAGGGCATTTTAGCAAAGATTCCACCTTTATCTCACTAATGCGCGTTTTGATTCTGGGTGGTACAGGAGATGCCGCAGAACTAGCTGCTAGAGTCGCTACTATTCAAGGATTAGATGCAATCACGTCTTTAGCCGGTCGTACCCGTGAACCATCAGTTCCGTTGGGCGATTTACGAGTTGGAGGCTTTGGTGGTGTGACTGGATTGGCTAGCTATCTGCGAGCAATGCAAATCGACTTATTAATTGATGCAACCCATCCTTTTGCTAATCAAATTTCTTTCAATGCGGCAGATGCTGCAAATGAAGTCGGAGTACCCCGTCTGATGTTAATACGCCCACCTTGGGAAAAAGAAAGTGGCGATCGCTGGATGGAAGTTGATAGCGTTGAAGCCGCCGCCGCATCACTGCAAAACCAAGCACATCGGGTATTTTTGACGGTTGGCAGACAAGAACTCGCCGCCTTTGCTCACCTAGAGGAAATTTGGTTTTTGATGCGGATGATTGACCCTCCTGTTGATGATGCCTTAGTACCACCGGGGATGATATTGTGCGATCGCGGGCCCTTTACCCTCAATAATGAAAAGCAAATCCTGATTGATAACAATATTGATACCATCGTGAGTAAAAATAGCGGTGGCGATGCCACAAAGCCCAAGATTATTGCAGCGCAAGAACTGGGCGTGAATGTTGTGATGGTAAATCGTCCAGCCATACCACCAGGAGAGCAAGTTAGTAATGTTGATGGTGCTTTGGTATGGCTACTTGACAAATTGCATGATTAGTGAAAAATGCCAATTTTCTATATAATACAAGGGAATTTTGTATAAGAAAGGCGATCGCATCAATAAAAACCCACCCCAACGAGAGAAATTATTTAGACTTTCGCATATTACAGAGGGAGCGATCGCCCTGTTCCACTGCGGTGTTAGTTTTCAAATAATCCTGCACCAGAGTGCAACCATAATTCAATACATCTAGATTAAGAATTCG
This window contains:
- a CDS encoding DUF1636 family protein, yielding MTTTVNISPANSLGVADHTLFVCKTCASVWQEGKRLGESGGEKLLHQLQQLAQDWELRDEFPIQEVECMSACNRSCVVAFAAKGKLTYLFGDLAVDNSASAILKCASQYYVKADGLLPWSERPEALKKGILAKIPPLSH
- a CDS encoding cobalt-precorrin-6A reductase codes for the protein MRVLILGGTGDAAELAARVATIQGLDAITSLAGRTREPSVPLGDLRVGGFGGVTGLASYLRAMQIDLLIDATHPFANQISFNAADAANEVGVPRLMLIRPPWEKESGDRWMEVDSVEAAAASLQNQAHRVFLTVGRQELAAFAHLEEIWFLMRMIDPPVDDALVPPGMILCDRGPFTLNNEKQILIDNNIDTIVSKNSGGDATKPKIIAAQELGVNVVMVNRPAIPPGEQVSNVDGALVWLLDKLHD